The genomic window GCCCCCGTGGACACCGTCATGAAGACCTTCGTGGACGAGGCCTTCGTGCGCCACGTCAGCGAGCTCGCCGGCACCCAGTTCGAGTCCTTCGAGGTCAACGGGGACACCTCCACCGCGTTCACCGCCACCACCGTGCGCAGCATGGGTGCGGACAAGCTGCCGGACGCCGTGAAGAAGTTCGTGAAGAACGGCGTCAAGCTCACCCAGGTGGACACCTACGACGCCCCCGCCGCGGACGGCTCCCGCGCGGTGCGCACCGAGATCAAGGCCGCGGGGCTGCCCGTGGGCGCCACCGCCACCCAGCAGGTCAAGCCGCTGGGCGAGCAGGAGACCTCCGTGGACGTCACCGGTGAGGTGCAGGCCAACATCCCGCTCGTCGGCAAGAAGATCGCCGCCGCCGCGGAGCCCTACATCGGCAAGGCCCTGACCCTGCAGGCCCGCCAGGCCGAGGCCTGGATCTCCCGGCACTGAGCCCCGCACCTCCACGGATGGCCGGGCGGCTCCTCGCAGCCGCCCGGCCATCTCCCATCCGACACGACGATCGCGGCCCCGAGGCGGGGCCGCGTGCTGGGAGCACCTCGACGTGAGCACCGACACTCAGACGTCCTCCGAATCCGGCGGGCCCATCACCACCTTCCTCCGCAAGGACACCACGGGCGGACTCCTCCTGCTCCTCGCGATGGTCCTGGCCATCGTGGTGGCCAACTCGCCCTGGAGCGAGGTCTACTTCGGACTGCGCGACGCCGAGGTGGGCCCCGGCAGCGTCGCCGGGCTGCAGCACACCGTGGGCCACTGGGCCTCGGACGGGCTGCTCGCGGTGTTCTTCTTCCTCACGGGCCTCGAGCTCAAGGCCGAGTTCGTGGACGGCGAGCTGCACAACATCCGCAAGGCCATCCTCCCTGTGGTCGCCGCAGCCGGCGGTGTGCTGGTGCCCGCGCTGATCTTCCTGGGCGTCAACCTGGCCGCCGGTGGTGAGCCCACCGCGCTGCACGGCTGGGCGATCCCCACGGCCACAGACATCGCCTTCGCGGTCTCCGTGCTGGCCGTGGTGGGCTCGTCCCTGCCCGTGGCCATGCGCACGTTCCTGCTCACGCTGGCCGTGGTGGACGACCTCATCGCGATCGCCATCATCGCGTTCGTCTACACCGACAGCGTCCAGTTCCCGTTCCTCGGCGGCGCCGCCGTGATGCTCGCCCTGTTCTGGTTCCTGACCCACAAGTACATGGGCTGGTTCATGGCCCAGCACTGGGCCGCGTGGGTCATCCTGCTTCCCATCGGCGTGGTCACCTGGTGGCTCGTGTACGAGTCCGGGATCCATGCGACCATCGCCGGCGTGCTGCTGGGCTTCATGGTGCCGGTGCTCAAGCAGGAGCCGCGCATCATCCGCGCGGAGGACCCGCGCATGGGTCTGGCGCCGGCCCTGGAGCACCGCTTCCGGCCGCTGTCCAACGGCCTGGTGATCCCCGTGTTCGCATTCTTCTCCGCCGGCGTGGCCGTGGGCGGCTGGGATGGCATCACCTCGGCCGCCACGGACCCGGTGGCGCTGGGCATCGTTGCGGGCCTGCTGCTGGGCAAGCCCATCGGCATCTTCGGCGCCGCGTGGCTCATGGACCGCTTCACGTCCGCGCAGAAGGACCACGACTACACCTGGTTCGACATGCTCGGCATGGCCGTGGTGGCCGGCATCGGCTTCACCGTGTCCCTGCTGGTCGCGGAGCTGAGCTTCGGCGAGGGCAGCCCCCACAGCGACCACGCCAAGGTGGGCATCCTGTGCGGCTCCCTGCTCGCGGCTCTCGTGGGGGCCGCCCTGATCGCCCCGCGCAACCGCAAGTACAAGGCCATGCGCGCCGCCGGTCACGATCCCGACACCCTCGACTGAGCCGACGACGCCGCACGGCCCCCGGTGCACGCAGCGCCCCTTCCCACGGGAAGGGGCGCTGCTCGTCTCAGGCGGGGTTGCGCGGGTGGAAGTGCTGCTGTGCCGCCGTGAGGTCCTGCTCCGTGAGCATCTCCACGGCGTCGGCGGCGTCGGAGACCAGCAGCGGCAGCTCCTTGGCCTCCGCGCCCGAGAAGCGCTTGAGCACGTAGTCCGCGGTGTCCATGCGCCCGGGGGGCCGGCCCACGCCCACGCGCACCCGGACGTAGTCCTTCCCGCCCATGGCCTTGGTGATGTCCCGGAGCCCGTTGTGGCCGCCCTCCCCGCCGCCGCGCTTGAGCTTGACGGCGCCGAACGGGAGGTCGATGTCGTCGTGGACCACCACGAGGTCGGCGAGCCCCAGGGAGTAGTACTTCGCCAGGGCGCTCACCGGCCCTCCCGAGACGTTCATGTAGCTCAGCGGCTGCGCCAGCACGAGCCGGGGAGCCCCCGGGCGCATCCGGGTCTCCGCCACGGCCGCGCGTGCCCGGTGGGCGGACAGCCGCGCCCCGGCCCGGGCCGCGAGCTCCGCGACCACCACGGCGCCGATGTTGTGGCGGGTCCCCGCGTACCGGCCCCCCGGGTTGCCGAGACCCACCACGAGGGTCCGATCCGTCATGTCCTGCTCCTGTTCCTGGTGCCCGGCCGTTCCCGGCACGGGCGTTCCGGTTCCCGGCGCGCTCCGGCGCGGGCCACTCGGGGTTCTCCGGGGCCGCGCGCGGCTCCCGTGGGACGACGACGGCGGCGGGCACCCAGGGCGCCCGCCGCCGTCGTTGAGGCCTGCGCGCCGTTCACGGCACGCTCAGGGCCCGGCGATCACTCGTCGTCGCCGGGCTCCTCCCCGGTGGACTCCGCGGGCTTCTCGCCCTCGGCGCCCTCCTCCTCGGTCTCGGACTCCTCGCCGAGGTCCTGCTCGACCGGCTCGGAGACGTTGACGACCAGCAGCTCGGGGTCGGACACGAGCGTGACGTTGCCCGGAAGGGTGACGTCCTTGGCGTAGACGTGCTCGCCGACCTCGAGGTCCGTGATGTCCACCGTCAGGTACTCGGGAACCTTCAGGGCGTCGGCCTCGACGACCAGGACGTTCTCCTCGACGTTGTGGATGGCGGTCGGTGCGACCTCGCCCTCCACGTGCACGGGGATCTCGACCTCGACGCGCTCGCCGCGGCGCACGGTCAGCAGGTCGATGTGGAGGATCTCGGGGCGCACCGCGTGGCGCTGCACCTCCTTGATCATGGCCAGGTGGCCCTCACCGTCCACGTTGATGTCGAGCACGGCGTTCGAGTTGCGGGAGGCCAGCATCATCTCGTGGCCGGGCAGGATCACGTGCAGCGGCTCGGCGCCGTGGCCGTAGATCACGGCGGGGATCTTGTCGTTGGCGCGCACGCGGCGGGCGTAGCCCTTGCCGAACTCGGTGCGCAGGGTCGCGGGAATGGTGATGACGTCCACCATGGTGGTGCTCCTTCGATCGTGGGTCTGGTTGGTTACCGTCAGACCGTCCGCGTCGACGCGGTGCGGGAGGCACCTCGCCGACGGACGCTCTCCGACCGACGTGGTGCGGCACCCGGTGGGTCCACCGCCCGGGAGGTGTGCACCGGGTGCGGAGGACCGGAAGGATCCACAGGCCGTCGTCGATAACGGGGCGGCAGCGCCGCCCCCTCGCCTTGGCAACCCGCACAGGATAACACGGTGGGCACCATCGGCTCCGGGGTGGGGCGGCGGCCGGGCCCGGAACGGGGCACTCGCACGCGTCCGGCGGGATGGCGTCGTCGTCGCGCGGATCGACAGGCGGGATGCCCGCGGCCCGCGAGCGGTCCGGAGCACGCGGGGTGCCGTCCGGGCCCGACGCCCCGGTCACCCGAGCGGGTGACATGTGACCCCCAACCGGGCCACGGAGGCGCGCCGACGGGCCCGTCACCTGTCCACACATCTGTACTGATTCATGAAATCGCAGGGTGTTCGGCCTGGTGAAGGGGTATCTTTGGTGGTTAGCGGGCGTAAATCTCGGGGGAGATGAACACCGTGGTGCGGCGACCGCCTCTGTCTCGGTCCTCGCACCCAAGCGAGCGCGTGGGGCGTCTCGCCGTCGAACGGTTTGTGGGGGAAGGTTCGTCGACCGTGTTCCAGAAGGCTAGTCACAAGCACAAGCACCTGTCCTGGCGCGAGAGCTACCAGCGGGAGCTGCGGGTCTACGACGCCCTGACTCTGCTGCTCGCCCTGGCCGCGGCCCAGGCACTGCGCTTCGGGTGGCTGCAGGGGCTGCTGCAGGTGGACGAGCTGCCCGTCCCGTACTGGCTCGTGGGCCTCGTGCTCGCGGTCGTGTGGTGGGCGTGGCTCGAGCTGCGCGGCACGCGCGAGGTGCGTCTGATCGGCAACGGCGTGGAAGAGGCCAAGCAGCTGGTCACCGCGTCCCTCACGCTGTTTGCAGCCATTGCCATCGCCTCCTACGCCCTGAACGTGCCCACCGCCCGCGGCTACATCCTGATCGCGCTGCCCGCGGGCACCATCACGCTGCTCGCTGGACGGATGTGGGCCCGGCACCAGCTGATGCGCCGCCGGGCGCAGGGGCTGAACATGTCCCGGACCATGGTGGTGGGCCGTTTCCCGGGCGCCGTGGAGCTCGTGGGCGAGCTGCAGAGCCGCCCCGATGCAGGTTTCGACCCCGTGGCCGTGTACATGCCCGCCTCGCACCACGAGCTGCCCCGCTCCCTCCGGGACGTCCGGCTGCCGGCCAACGCCCTGGCTCCGCAGGAGCGCCCGAGCGTCCAGGGCATCGTTCAGGCGTGCCGGGAGCACGACGTCGAGACCCTCGTGATGGCGGCCGCCGTGCCGCTGAGCACCACCGAGATCCGCCACCTGGGCTGGGCGCTCGCGGACGAGCGCATCCGGCTGGTCATGAACACCGGGCTGACCGACGTGGCCGGGCCCCGCATCCACACCCAGCAGCTGGCCGGGCTGCCCCTGATCCACGTGGCCACCCCCCGTTTCACGCGCGCAAAGAAGATCGTCAAGCGTTGCATCGACATCGTCGGCTCGCTCACGGCACTGATCGTCCTGTCCCCGCTGCTGCTCGTGCTCGGCATCCTGGTCAAGGCGCACGACGGCGGGCCCGCGTTCTTCGCCCAGGAGCGCGTGGGCATCGACGGCACCCGGTTCCGGATGCTCAAGTTCCGCTCCATGTACACGGACGCCGAGGAGCGCAAGGCCGCCCTGCTGGCCGCCAACGAGTCCGACGGCGGCGTGCTGTTCAAGATGAAGGACGACCCACGCGTGACCGCGCCGGGCAAGTGGATGCGTCGCTACAGCCTCGACGAGCTGCCCCAGTTCATCAACGTGCTCAACGGCACCATGTCCCTCGTGGGGCCGCGCCCGCCGCTGGCCAGCGAGGTGGACAAGTACGAGCAGCACGTCTACCGCCGGCTGCGCGTGCGGCCCGGGATCACGGGCCTGTGGCAGGTCTCGGGGCGGTCCAACCTGGACTGGAACCAGACCGTGCGCCTGGACCTCTACTACGTGGAGAACTGGTCCCCCGTCCAGGACATGGTGATCATGCTGCGCACCGTGCGGGCGGTCTTCGCCTCCGACGGCGCCTACTGACGGCACCCGCTGACGTCACCTGCGGCCGCCACGTGCCGTCTGCGCGTGCCGACCGCGCCGGCTGACGGGCGCCCGCCGTCGCCGGGTGGCCCGGCGCCGCTCGGTTCTCACCGCGTCCACCGGGCCGCCCTGGACCGCCCCGGTGACGACGTGGCGTCGGCACGGACGGGCGGCCGCGGCGTCGTCCTCGGGCGCGGACGACACCCCCGGGGACCCGGCGCCACGTGTGAGATACCTCAAATCTGCGTGTGAAGATTTACACTCCTTAGGGCGTCCCCCCCCAGCCTGCTCGCCTTCCCCCGTGCCGAGCGGCTTTCCCCACGCAGTAAGGCAAGGCCTATGACCTCCCCCCGAAAAACCGTGCTGCCCGCGGCCGTGACCGCCGCCGCACTCGTGCTCACCACCCTCCTGCCGGCCACCGCGGCCGATGAACCCCACCAGAACCTCAACCCGTCCAAGGGCGACGTGGTCTCCGTGGAGACCAAGGAGCTCGCCACGGTCGTCCAGGACCCGGAGCTGCCCAAGGCCCCGCCCCGCACCGGCGACAAGAACCCCGGCGCCACCATGGGGCAGAAGTTCAAGTCCATGGCGGACACCACCAAGCTCTCCCCCGCCTCCGAGAAAGCGCTCGAGAAGGTCGAGAAGTCCGTCCTGGGCGGCGCGGCCCCAACCGGTGCCACCCCCTCGAAGGGGACCTCCGGCGCGAAGGGCTCCGCCCCCTCCCCGACGGCGGCCGCGGGCATCGGCCCGGCGGGTTCGATGTCGCTCGCGATCCGCGCCGGCTCCTGGCGCCCCGCGGGCATCGCCGGCATGGACGTCTCCGGCTGGCAGCCCGCCATCAACTGGAGCGCCGAGTACGCCAACGGCGCACGCTTCGCCTACGTCAAGGCCAGCGAGGGCATCGGCTACCGCTCCGAGGCGTTCAACGACCAGTACACCGGCTCATACGCCGTGGGCATGAACCGCGGCGCCTACCACTTCGCCCTGCCCAGCCAGACCACCGGTGCCGCGCAGGCGGACTTCTTCGTGAACAGCGGCGGCGGCTGGTCCGCGGACGGCCGCACCCTGCCCGGCCTGCTGGACATCGAGTACAACCCCTACCCGACCCTGGGCGACACGTGCTACAACATGTCCGCGGCCCAGATGAACGGGTGGATCAAGTCCTTCTCGGACCGCTACCGGCAGCGCACGGGCCGGCTGCCCGCCATCTACACCACCGCCGACTGGTGGGCCACATGCACGGGCAACACGGCCCAGTTCAACAACCACCCGCTGCACCTGGCCTCCTACGGGGTGGCCTACCCGGCGTACATGCCCAACGGCTGGTCCCGTCACGACCTGTGGCAGTTCACTGACAACGGGCCGTTCTCCGGGGACTCCAACGTCTACGGCGGCTCCTGGGCCCAGTTCCAGTCCTTCGCGGCCTCGTCCTCCTATGCGCCGCTCGGTGGCCGTGCCTCCGGCTACTCGGTGCGGGGCGGTATCGCCAGCATCTACAACAAGACCGGGGGCGCGGCACGGTGGGGTCAGCCCGTCTCCGCCGAGAAGGCCGCTGCGTACGGCGGCGTGTACCAGCAGTTCTCCCGCAACGGTGTCCCCGCCACGGCCTACTGGCATCCGGCCACCGGCGCCCACATGCTGCGCAACACCAGCAGCATCGGCGGCAAGTTCATCTCCGCGGGCCGGGAGCGGGGATACGGCTTCCCCATCACCGAGGAGCGAAGCGTGCCGGGCGGTGCCTACCAGGTGTTCCGCACCCCCTCGGGCCAGACCACCAAGGTCATGTGGACCCCGCAGCACGGCCCGCACGCCGTCAAGGAGTTCGGCGCCATCGGCAAGCGCTGGTCGCAGGCGGGCATGGAACGCGGCCTCGGCTTCCCCACCACGGACGAGTACCGACGAGGGGACGAGATCCGGCAGACGTTCTCCAGGGGATACATGATCGGATACAACTCCAAGACCGGCCAGGTGAGGGTGCTCCCCCTGTGAGCCCCGCGCCGTGAGACTCGCGGTCGGCAGCGGTCCGGGACACCCGGACCGCTGCTGCGTCTCATGCCCCGGCCCAATCCGCTGAGGGCCACCCCGGTACGGCATCGCACCCCGCCCACCGGTCACGACCACCGAGTCCCGGCCTGCGGAGCCCCACCGGGGGCCCCGGCCCGCTCACCGAGTCCTGCGAATGCACGAGCCGCCCGCGTGCGAACACACGGGCGGCTCTGCGCGTTCCGGGCGGGGCCCGGAACGGGGGTGCGGATCAGGAGCGGCCGTTGAAGAGGCTCGTGACCGAGCCGTCCTCGAAGACCTCCTGGATGGCGCGGGCGATCAGCGGGGCGATCGAGAGCACCCGGAGGTTCTCGAACTGGTTCTCCGGGGGCACGGGCAGGGTGTCGGTCACCACCACCTCGTCCGCTCCGCACGTGGAGAGCCGCTCCACGGCGGGGCCGGAGAACACGGCGTGGGTGGCCGCGATGATCACGTTCTTGGCGCCCTGGTCCTTGAGGACCTGGACGGCACCGGTGATGGTCCCGCCGGTGTCGATCATGTCGTCGATCAGCACGCACGTGCGGCCCTGGATGTTGCCCACGACCTCCTTGGACACCGCCTGGTTGGGCACGGTGATGTCACGGGTCTTGTGCACGAACGCCAGCGGCGCACCGCCCAGGCGCTCGGCCCACTGCTCGGCCACGCGCACGCGGCCCGTGTCCGGGGAGACCACCGTGACGTTGTCCACGTCCACCACGGAGCGCACGTAGTCGCTGAGCAGCGGGATGGCCATGAGGTGGTCCACGGGGCCGTCGAAGAAGCCCTGGATCTGAGCGGTGTGCAGGTCCACGGACATCAGCCGGTCCGCGCCCGCGGTCTTGTAGAGGTCCGCGATCAGGCGGGCAGAGATGGGCTCACGGCCGCGGTGCTTCTTGTCCTGGCGCGCGTACGGATAGAACGGGCTCACCACGGTGATGGACTTGGCGGAGGCCCGCTTGAGGGAGTCCAGCATGATGAGCTGCTCCATCAGCCACTGGTTGATGGGCGCGGGGTGGGACTGGATGAGGAACGCGTCCGCACCGCGCACGGACTCCCCGAAGCGCACGTACGTCTCGCCGTTGGCGAAGT from Kocuria rhizophila DC2201 includes these protein-coding regions:
- a CDS encoding ribose-phosphate diphosphokinase, whose protein sequence is MTGITNTGSNRMVLLSGRAHPELAENIARELGTELVPTDAYDFANGETYVRFGESVRGADAFLIQSHPAPINQWLMEQLIMLDSLKRASAKSITVVSPFYPYARQDKKHRGREPISARLIADLYKTAGADRLMSVDLHTAQIQGFFDGPVDHLMAIPLLSDYVRSVVDVDNVTVVSPDTGRVRVAEQWAERLGGAPLAFVHKTRDITVPNQAVSKEVVGNIQGRTCVLIDDMIDTGGTITGAVQVLKDQGAKNVIIAATHAVFSGPAVERLSTCGADEVVVTDTLPVPPENQFENLRVLSIAPLIARAIQEVFEDGSVTSLFNGRS
- a CDS encoding DUF2505 domain-containing protein, which translates into the protein MSVNASTTIKAPVDTVMKTFVDEAFVRHVSELAGTQFESFEVNGDTSTAFTATTVRSMGADKLPDAVKKFVKNGVKLTQVDTYDAPAADGSRAVRTEIKAAGLPVGATATQQVKPLGEQETSVDVTGEVQANIPLVGKKIAAAAEPYIGKALTLQARQAEAWISRH
- the nhaA gene encoding Na+/H+ antiporter NhaA, which translates into the protein MSTDTQTSSESGGPITTFLRKDTTGGLLLLLAMVLAIVVANSPWSEVYFGLRDAEVGPGSVAGLQHTVGHWASDGLLAVFFFLTGLELKAEFVDGELHNIRKAILPVVAAAGGVLVPALIFLGVNLAAGGEPTALHGWAIPTATDIAFAVSVLAVVGSSLPVAMRTFLLTLAVVDDLIAIAIIAFVYTDSVQFPFLGGAAVMLALFWFLTHKYMGWFMAQHWAAWVILLPIGVVTWWLVYESGIHATIAGVLLGFMVPVLKQEPRIIRAEDPRMGLAPALEHRFRPLSNGLVIPVFAFFSAGVAVGGWDGITSAATDPVALGIVAGLLLGKPIGIFGAAWLMDRFTSAQKDHDYTWFDMLGMAVVAGIGFTVSLLVAELSFGEGSPHSDHAKVGILCGSLLAALVGAALIAPRNRKYKAMRAAGHDPDTLD
- a CDS encoding sugar transferase gives rise to the protein MFQKASHKHKHLSWRESYQRELRVYDALTLLLALAAAQALRFGWLQGLLQVDELPVPYWLVGLVLAVVWWAWLELRGTREVRLIGNGVEEAKQLVTASLTLFAAIAIASYALNVPTARGYILIALPAGTITLLAGRMWARHQLMRRRAQGLNMSRTMVVGRFPGAVELVGELQSRPDAGFDPVAVYMPASHHELPRSLRDVRLPANALAPQERPSVQGIVQACREHDVETLVMAAAVPLSTTEIRHLGWALADERIRLVMNTGLTDVAGPRIHTQQLAGLPLIHVATPRFTRAKKIVKRCIDIVGSLTALIVLSPLLLVLGILVKAHDGGPAFFAQERVGIDGTRFRMLKFRSMYTDAEERKAALLAANESDGGVLFKMKDDPRVTAPGKWMRRYSLDELPQFINVLNGTMSLVGPRPPLASEVDKYEQHVYRRLRVRPGITGLWQVSGRSNLDWNQTVRLDLYYVENWSPVQDMVIMLRTVRAVFASDGAY
- the pth gene encoding aminoacyl-tRNA hydrolase, which encodes MTDRTLVVGLGNPGGRYAGTRHNIGAVVVAELAARAGARLSAHRARAAVAETRMRPGAPRLVLAQPLSYMNVSGGPVSALAKYYSLGLADLVVVHDDIDLPFGAVKLKRGGGEGGHNGLRDITKAMGGKDYVRVRVGVGRPPGRMDTADYVLKRFSGAEAKELPLLVSDAADAVEMLTEQDLTAAQQHFHPRNPA
- a CDS encoding GH25 family lysozyme; its protein translation is MTSPRKTVLPAAVTAAALVLTTLLPATAADEPHQNLNPSKGDVVSVETKELATVVQDPELPKAPPRTGDKNPGATMGQKFKSMADTTKLSPASEKALEKVEKSVLGGAAPTGATPSKGTSGAKGSAPSPTAAAGIGPAGSMSLAIRAGSWRPAGIAGMDVSGWQPAINWSAEYANGARFAYVKASEGIGYRSEAFNDQYTGSYAVGMNRGAYHFALPSQTTGAAQADFFVNSGGGWSADGRTLPGLLDIEYNPYPTLGDTCYNMSAAQMNGWIKSFSDRYRQRTGRLPAIYTTADWWATCTGNTAQFNNHPLHLASYGVAYPAYMPNGWSRHDLWQFTDNGPFSGDSNVYGGSWAQFQSFAASSSYAPLGGRASGYSVRGGIASIYNKTGGAARWGQPVSAEKAAAYGGVYQQFSRNGVPATAYWHPATGAHMLRNTSSIGGKFISAGRERGYGFPITEERSVPGGAYQVFRTPSGQTTKVMWTPQHGPHAVKEFGAIGKRWSQAGMERGLGFPTTDEYRRGDEIRQTFSRGYMIGYNSKTGQVRVLPL
- a CDS encoding 50S ribosomal protein L25/general stress protein Ctc, whose product is MVDVITIPATLRTEFGKGYARRVRANDKIPAVIYGHGAEPLHVILPGHEMMLASRNSNAVLDINVDGEGHLAMIKEVQRHAVRPEILHIDLLTVRRGERVEVEIPVHVEGEVAPTAIHNVEENVLVVEADALKVPEYLTVDITDLEVGEHVYAKDVTLPGNVTLVSDPELLVVNVSEPVEQDLGEESETEEEGAEGEKPAESTGEEPGDDE